TAGATAAAACAGTTTTTGCTTTCTATTCAACATGAATAGATACCAAACAGCCAGGCCAAATCCAATTGCAAGCAAATTTGCTCTTGAAGAGGATACAACTATTAGAAACAAAATAAGCAGTATAAATAGAATATTTAATCCCTTAAAGATAATCGTTTTACTGTATGTATAAAAGGTGAGAAACAGGAAGAATGTTACGGAAAGAAAACTGGCAAAATCATTTTCATTTGTAAACACTGCAGTTGGAATACTCTTTTGGTAAGCAGAAGCAGTATATATTCTTGAAATAGGCAGATGTATTTGAAGGAAATGATTTACTAGGCCTATAAAAACTATAAAAGCTCCCATAAACCACCAGATATATGCTACCTTTATGTAGTCTTCATGGTTTCTTAAAAAGTAAATAATAAAAAATGTAAAACCCATCCCAAATCCTAAAAAGACAATACTTTTGAGAGCAGCCGATATACTGTCTGCCCACAGAGTTGACAATATGGCGTATAAAAACCATATAGTCAGGAATAAGATTGGAGGTTTATATGCTAAAGTTGCGTTTATAAAGTCAATCCTCAAATTAAAGAGTATACTTATCACAACTAAAAAAACAAGCAAAATAAACAGAACCCTAAAAGGGAAAATAGAAAAAAAACCAAGATTAAAACTAAAAAATGCTGCTCCTAAAAACGAAGTTGCAATTAATAGAAACACAATATTTTGAATGGATGAGTATTGATCAAACAAGAATTTTTTGTAAATAAGTAATATACCTAATCCCGCTAATAATACAAAAGGAAATATCAATGCTAAGTATCCTTTAAACACCTGACCAATGAGACTACTTAAGAGCAAAGCAATTATTGTAAGGACGGTTATGGTTAAGATCAGATTCATTTTATTTTTTATAGTAAAGTTCATCCATAATCACCCACTTGTAAAAAAGTGTAAAAAAGGATAAGCCTTTTTTACACTTTTCTATTTATTATTGATTCCTGAGCAGTTGATCTTCAGGGACATTTCGAAGCTTCCTAGCCGGGCTGCCGACTACTAAATCTTCACTTTGTACATCCCTAGTTACGACGCTTGCAGCTGCTACTGTACCATCCTCTTCGATCACCCTTCCAGGCAGGATGGTAGAATTGGCACCCACGCGGCCGCCTTTCTTAATGGTAACCCCTTTAAACTTATCGAAACGTTCTTTAGACCTTGCCATATAATTATCATTGGTAGTGACAACATAAGGAGCAATAAAAACAAAATCTTCTAATGTTGAATAAGCAGTTATATAAGAGTTGGTCTCCAGTTTGCATTTGCTTCCTATTGTACAGTCATTCTCAATCGCTACACCGCGCCCTACAATAGTTCTTTCTCCGACAGTAACCCGTTCTCTTATAGTAGCTAAATCAGCAACAAACACATCGTTTTCCAACCTGGCATTTGCATAGATAATGGAGGAAGTCCCTATTGTACAGCCTGATCCAATGACAGTTGGCGGAAGTTGCCCAACCTCAGGTAATATAGAGTTTTTAGCCCTTGCAGGCTGTTTTCCTATGACCACATTATCTTGAATGACAACATTATCACCTATCTCCACACCTTCATAGATAATAACATTATTTCCAATAGTGATATTCTCGCCAAGTTTGACGTGATCCTTAATAAGCACATTTTGTCCTTTAGTTAGAGACATAGTTACAATTCTCCTTAGTTAAAAAATTGGATTATCTTATCCACAATTTTTTCAGATGCCTTGCCATCCCCGTATAGGCCTTCAATATAAGGCTTCTCTTCTTTTTCAGATACCAGGCTGCTTAAGTTATCTTCTAATGGATTAACAAGCTCGTTCCAGCCAGCATGAACCGTCTCAACCCATTCTGTTTCATTTCTTAAAGTAAAGCATGGAACTTTTGCAAAATAAGCCTCTTTTTGCACTCCACCAGAATCAGTAACTATGGCAGATGCATTTTTCTCTAGAGTCAGCATTTCTAAATAGCCAGCAGGTTCTACAATTTGAAGACTGCTTGTTGAATCATTAGGAACTATATTTAGCTCTTCAAGCTTCTTTTTTGTTCTTGGATGTAAAGGAAGAATAACTTTTTGATTTAAACTCCCCAACTGATTAATGATAGCCGTCAACCTATCCGGGCTATCCGTATTTTCTGCCCGGTGGATAGTCGCCAATATGTATTCTTTTGGCAGCACCCCATATTGACTTAGGGTATCCTTTGATTTGGCGAGTTCAGTATTGTATAAAACTGCATCATACATAACATCGCCAACATTAAATACGTTTTCAGTTACACCTTCACTGCTTAAATTGTTCACAGCAGTTTCTGTAGGTGTAAATAGAATAGAAGAAATATGATCCGTAAGCACTCGGTTTACTTCTTCAGGCATTTTTTTATTATAGCTCCTCAGCCCTGCTTCGATATGAATGACAGGAATGTGAAGCTTGGCTGCACTCAATGATCCTGCAATGGTTGAATTAGTATCCCCATATACAAGTACAGCATCAGGTTTTTCTTTAATAAGAATTTCCTCAATTTTAATTAACATCTCCCCTGTCTGATACCCATGTGTACCGGACCCTACCTGCAAATTGTAATCAGGTTTGGGGATCTGAAGCTCTTCAAAGAAAACACCTGCCATTTTATGATCATAATGCTGGCCAGTGTCTACTATAATTTCCTCAAAGTGTTTTCTCAATACTCTCGATACAGGAGCAAGTTTAATGAATTGCGGCCTTGCACCGACTACAGTGACGATTTTTTTCATTTAATTTATGCCTCCTTAAAAAAGTCAGCAATCTTAGAAACGACATATTCCTGCTGTTCAGGCTTTAGTTCCGGGAA
This DNA window, taken from Cytobacillus sp. FSL H8-0458, encodes the following:
- a CDS encoding O-antigen ligase family protein, with amino-acid sequence MNFTIKNKMNLILTITVLTIIALLLSSLIGQVFKGYLALIFPFVLLAGLGILLIYKKFLFDQYSSIQNIVFLLIATSFLGAAFFSFNLGFFSIFPFRVLFILLVFLVVISILFNLRIDFINATLAYKPPILFLTIWFLYAILSTLWADSISAALKSIVFLGFGMGFTFFIIYFLRNHEDYIKVAYIWWFMGAFIVFIGLVNHFLQIHLPISRIYTASAYQKSIPTAVFTNENDFASFLSVTFFLFLTFYTYSKTIIFKGLNILFILLILFLIVVSSSRANLLAIGFGLAVWYLFMLNRKQKLFYLGIFVVGGTLGAVAARDVVMSIITKILSELQSLNRISDIGGGGSMEKRVNLILNGFYSVKESLGFGVGAGNAEYFMEHKGIYPTYGDFNVHNWIIEILMNYGVVITILYLALYTAIIYHIYIIWKNEQSSNTKMVAEFLLIALVAFTLAGISPSSILGLNYHWLLFGFSLGFINMHQAKRIKEPLDLKEV
- a CDS encoding acyltransferase; this encodes MSLTKGQNVLIKDHVKLGENITIGNNVIIYEGVEIGDNVVIQDNVVIGKQPARAKNSILPEVGQLPPTVIGSGCTIGTSSIIYANARLENDVFVADLATIRERVTVGERTIVGRGVAIENDCTIGSKCKLETNSYITAYSTLEDFVFIAPYVVTTNDNYMARSKERFDKFKGVTIKKGGRVGANSTILPGRVIEEDGTVAAASVVTRDVQSEDLVVGSPARKLRNVPEDQLLRNQ
- the wecB gene encoding non-hydrolyzing UDP-N-acetylglucosamine 2-epimerase, giving the protein MKKIVTVVGARPQFIKLAPVSRVLRKHFEEIIVDTGQHYDHKMAGVFFEELQIPKPDYNLQVGSGTHGYQTGEMLIKIEEILIKEKPDAVLVYGDTNSTIAGSLSAAKLHIPVIHIEAGLRSYNKKMPEEVNRVLTDHISSILFTPTETAVNNLSSEGVTENVFNVGDVMYDAVLYNTELAKSKDTLSQYGVLPKEYILATIHRAENTDSPDRLTAIINQLGSLNQKVILPLHPRTKKKLEELNIVPNDSTSSLQIVEPAGYLEMLTLEKNASAIVTDSGGVQKEAYFAKVPCFTLRNETEWVETVHAGWNELVNPLEDNLSSLVSEKEEKPYIEGLYGDGKASEKIVDKIIQFFN